From Deinococcus aestuarii, one genomic window encodes:
- a CDS encoding COX15/CtaA family protein, whose product MEVSRVVAVSRPGAGAWLSRLAWAALAYNVLVILWGAVVRITGAGAGCGDHWPLCNGVVVPQSPALHTVIEFSHRLTSGLSGVLALALAGLAFLVTPRGHPVRLGALLSLGLIVLEGLVGGVQVLLGLTADSTDPARGFVQGVHLANTFLLLGALLLTAFWASGGPRLRLRGQGRTLGLTALGLGLTLVLGMAGAVTALGDLLFAPAPGTPLDTVRRDFGATAGLIENLRVIHPLLAVLTSAYLIWMVGALRRLRPSPEVGRWGLALVGLIGVQMLAGFLNVALKAPAWMQLTHLLLACGMWLVTVTLAYRALSAPAAQSSRVPARAGVNV is encoded by the coding sequence ATGGAAGTGAGTCGTGTCGTGGCGGTGTCCCGCCCGGGTGCGGGAGCGTGGCTCTCCCGGCTGGCCTGGGCGGCCCTGGCGTACAACGTGCTGGTGATCCTCTGGGGCGCGGTCGTGCGCATCACGGGGGCGGGAGCGGGCTGCGGCGACCACTGGCCGCTGTGCAACGGCGTGGTCGTGCCCCAGAGCCCGGCCCTCCACACGGTCATCGAATTCAGCCACCGCCTCACGAGCGGCCTGAGCGGCGTGCTCGCGCTCGCCCTCGCCGGGCTGGCCTTTCTGGTGACCCCCAGGGGCCACCCCGTGCGGCTGGGGGCGCTCCTCAGCCTCGGCCTGATCGTGCTGGAGGGGCTCGTCGGCGGCGTGCAGGTCCTCCTCGGGCTGACGGCGGACTCCACCGACCCGGCGCGCGGGTTCGTGCAGGGCGTCCACCTCGCCAACACCTTCTTGCTGCTGGGAGCCCTGCTTCTCACCGCCTTCTGGGCGTCGGGCGGGCCAAGGCTGCGGCTGCGGGGCCAGGGCCGCACCCTCGGCCTGACCGCGCTCGGGTTGGGCCTGACCCTGGTCCTCGGCATGGCGGGGGCGGTGACGGCGCTCGGCGACCTGCTCTTCGCGCCCGCGCCCGGCACGCCCCTCGACACGGTGCGGCGCGACTTCGGGGCCACCGCGGGGCTGATCGAGAACCTGCGGGTGATCCACCCCCTGCTCGCCGTGCTCACGAGCGCGTACCTGATCTGGATGGTGGGGGCGCTGCGCCGCTTGCGGCCCTCGCCGGAGGTGGGCCGCTGGGGCCTCGCGCTCGTCGGCCTCATCGGCGTGCAGATGCTGGCGGGTTTCCTGAACGTGGCCCTCAAGGCCCCGGCCTGGATGCAGCTCACCCACCTGCTGCTGGCGTGCGGGATGTGGCTCGTGACGGTGACGCTGGCGTACCGCGCCCTGAGTGCCCCGGCGGCTCAGTCGAGCCGGGTGCCCGCCCGGGCAGGAGTGAACGTATGA